In Glycine max cultivar Williams 82 chromosome 7, Glycine_max_v4.0, whole genome shotgun sequence, a single window of DNA contains:
- the LOC121175121 gene encoding uncharacterized protein isoform X1, translating to MNPRFWKSYSTSIQITNLIRFLYWIRFICVQTNNEPFSFMASSFDSREKDHFFNTDEEVQESAQAPMYLLDNKLSAPLPNLRRNEKTSWRLYSVACSPTDTIEVSMDSEDFPNADADSKSK from the exons ATGAACCCTAGATTTTGGAAGTCGTATTCCACTTCGATTCAGATCACCAATCTCATTCGCTTCCTCTATTGGATCCGCTTCATTTGCGTTCAAACAAACAA CGAACCATTTTCATTCATGGCATCAAGTTTTGATAGCCGGGAAAAGGATCATTTCTTTAACACTGATGAAGAAGTTCAGGAATCTGCACAG GCACCCATGTACTTGCTCGATAATAAGTTGTCAGCCCCTCTGCCAAACCTTCGACGGAATGAAAAAACAAGCT GGAGATTATACTCAGTTGCCTGCAGCCCAACGGATACAATTGAAGTTTCCATGGACAGTGAGGATTTTCCTAATGCCGATGCTGATTCTAAATCCAAATGA
- the LOC121175121 gene encoding uncharacterized protein isoform X2 gives MKKFRNLHRHPCTCSIISCQPLCQTFDGMKKQAGDYTQLPAAQRIQLKFPWTVRIFLMPMLILNPNETVEPPTSEMPYDD, from the exons ATGAAGAAGTTCAGGAATCTGCACAG GCACCCATGTACTTGCTCGATAATAAGTTGTCAGCCCCTCTGCCAAACCTTCGACGGAATGAAAAAACAAGCT GGAGATTATACTCAGTTGCCTGCAGCCCAACGGATACAATTGAAGTTTCCATGGACAGTGAGGATTTTCCTAATGCCGATGCTGATTCTAAATCCAAATGAG ACAGTGGAGCCTCCTACTAGTGAGATGCCATATGATGATTAG